The following proteins come from a genomic window of Panicum hallii strain FIL2 chromosome 8, PHallii_v3.1, whole genome shotgun sequence:
- the LOC112901938 gene encoding tyrosine decarboxylase 1-like — MGSLPLEAMMPLDPETFAGESGAVVGFLADYYRNVDKYPVMANPEPGSIRKLLPDAAPELGESMDRILDDVQRDILPGLTHWQSPSFFAYFPANASSAGFAGEMLSAGLNVVPFVWTASPVATELEQVVVDWMASLLGLPERFHFKGGGGGVLHGSTCEAVVCTLAAARDRALSKLGHEGILKLVVYASDQTHATFQKGASIVGIPPANFRILRTSAESGYGLTADTVQRAVEEDVARGLVPLYLCATIGTTGLGAIDRVRELGHVARRYGTWLHIDAAYAGSAAICPEFQGNLDGAELADSVSMNPHKWLLTNMDCCCLWVANPTTMTDALSTDPEYLRNVGGASKMTTDTIDYKDWQIALSRRFRAIKLWVVLRRYGTAGMRAHIRRHIRMAEWFERVVAADERFEVVVPRSFSLVCFRLRPRFMEDKAVESLNRELLVAVNASGRAFMTHFVVDGKFVIRLAVGGSMTEMRHVRGAWELIKEKANELLAGC; from the exons ATGGGTAGCCTTCCACTTGAAGCGATGATGCCACTGGACCCCGAGACATTCGCCGGGGAGTCGGGCGCAGTGGTCGGCTTCCTCGCCGACTACTACCGCAACGTCGACAAGTACCCGGTCATGGCTAACCCCGAGCCGGGCTCCATCCGTAAGCTTCTTCCGGATGCAGCCCCAGAGTTGGGTGAGTCCATGGACCGCATACTCGACGACGTGCAGCGGGACATCCTCCCGGGGCTCACACACTGGCAGAGCCCCAGCTTCTTCGCCTACTTCCCGGCGAACGCGAGCAGTGCAGGGTTCGCCGGGGAGATGTTGTCCGCTGGTCTCAATGTCGTACCTTTCGTCTGGACGGCATCACCGGTGGCCACCGAGCTGGAGCAGGTCGTGGTTGATTGGATGGCTAGCCTCCTCGGCCTACCGGAGCGCTTCCACTTcaagggaggaggaggcggtgtCCTGCACGGGAGCACGTGCGAGGCCGTGGTGTGCACGCTTGCGGCCGCACGCGACCGTGCGTTGAGCAAGCTCGGCCATGAAGGCATCCTCAAGCTGGTCGTGTACGCCTCGGACCAGACCCACGCGACCTTTCAGAAGGGCGCGAGCATCGTCGGCATCCCTCCAGCAAACTTCCGCATCCTACGGACGTCGGCGGAGTCAGGATACGGCCTGACTGCCGACACCGTCCAAAGAGCAGTGGAGGAAGACGTCGCCCGCGGACTGGTTCCTCTTTACCTGTGCGCCACAATCGGCACTACCGGTCTCGGGGCCATTGACCGAGTGCGAGAGCTCGGTCATGTTGCTCGGCGTTATG GAACCTGGCTGCACATCGACGCTGCATACGCCGGCAGTGCGGCCATTTGCCCAGAGTTCCAAGGTAACCTCGACGGCGCTGAGCTGGCGGACTCGGTGAGCATGAACCCACACAAGTGGTTGCTCACCAACATGGACTGTTGCTGCCTTTGGGTGGCAAACCCCACCACCATGACCGACGCACTGTCCACCGACCCAGAGTACCTCAGGAACGTCGGCGGTGCGTCAAAGATGACGACAGACACGATCGACTACAAGGACTGGCAGATTGCCCTGTCACGCCGCTTCCGCGCCATCAAGCTGTGGGTGGTGCTGCGGCGCTATGGAACGGCGGGCATGCGCGCGCACATACGGAGGCACATCCGGATGGCGGAGTGGTTTGAGCGCGTCGTGGCGGCTGACGAGCGCTTCGAGGTCGTGGTGCCGAGGAGCTTCTCCCTCGTGTGcttccgcctccgcccgcgcttCATGGAGGATAAAGCGGTGGAGTCCCTGAACCGCGAGCTCCTCGTGGCGGTGAACGCAAGCGGGCGGGCGTTCATGACGCATTTCGTTGTGGATGGCAAGTTTGTGATCCGCCTAGCCGTGGGTGGCTCCATGACGGAGATGCGGCACGTCCGCGGAGCATGGGagctgatcaaggagaaggCCAATGAATTGCTCGCCGGCTGTTAG